In Nocardia sp. XZ_19_385, the sequence TTCCGCCGAATCCCGCACCGACCACGATGGCATCGAATTGAGGCGCCACGTCGAACCTCCAGATTTGTGACTCTTATGTCACGGAATGACACATCATTCCGTTTGTGACGACTGTATCATCGGCCCGATGACGAAGCCACCGATCCGAGCCCCCCGAGCGGTGGCAGGCAGCGCCGTAGCGCGTCGTAAAGCCGAACTGCGCCAAAGCATCATCGACACCGCATTCGTCTGCTTCGCGGAGAAGGGCTATCACGCCACCGGTATCGCCGATATCGCAGGTCAGCTGGGTATCGGGCACGGCACGTTCTACCGCTACTTCAGCAATAAACGCGACATCATCGACCACGTCATCGACGATCTGGCGGGGCGCATCGTCGAAACGCTGGGCACCGAGAACGCCCCCGACGCGGCCACCAGCCTTGACGAATACCGCGCGCAGCTGGACCGGATCGGCACCGCCCTGACCCGGATCCTGATCCAGGACCGGCGGATCGCCCAGCTGCTGCTGTTCCACGCCACCGGGATCGACGACGAACTCACCGCCCGGCTCTACGGCCTGCTCGATACCGCCGACGCGCTGACCGCGGGATATCTGGAGCACGGCGTCGAACTCGGTTATCTGCGTGCCGATCTCGACACCCTCAATACCGCCAAGGCGGTCACCGGCATGCTGCTCGCCGGGATTGTGCACGGTCTGCGCGATCCCGACGAAGCCGCCATCGAAGCGCTCACCGAGGCGATCCGCCGTTTACTCATCGACGGCGTGCGCAAGGACTGAGATCGGTTGGGCGCGTTCAGCAAAGACTGAGCACCGCGTGTCGGACCCTGACACAATATTTCGAGTGATGACCCCCGAGGACGTGAGCCGGATCCATTTCGCCATGCCACCGGTCGGGCATCGCGGCTACCACGCGGACGAGGTCGACGCGTTCCTGGAGTTGGTCGCCTCGACGCTGGAGGGAACAGGGGTGCTCACCGCCGACGATGTGCGGCACGTGCACTTCGACGCGCCCCGCTTCGGTGGGCGCGGATACCAGGCCGATCAGGTCGACGAGTTCCTCGACCGGGTGCGGATCGAGCTGGAGATCCGGCAGCGCGGAACCCGGCCGGTTCCCGCCGCCGCCAACGGTTCCGAGCCCGCCGCCCTCTTAACCCCCGATGACGTGCACCGGATGCGATTCACCTCGGCGCCCGTGGGACGGCGGGGGTATCACGAAGAGGAGGTCGACGCGTTCATGGATCTCGTCGCCGCCACGCTCGCGCACGGTACGCCGGGCAGTCTCACCATCGCGGACGTGCGCGGTGTGCATTTCACCGAAGCGCGGCTCGGGACAAGGGGTTACGCGCGCGACGAAGTGGATGCGTTCATGGACTTGGTGATCACGGCGCTCGAAAAGAGCCACCACCACTGATTTCAGCCCTGGATGCTGTGCAGTTCGGCTTCGCGCAGGTCATCCGGGAAGACGAAGCGGCGGAACGCCCAGAAGCGGAAACCCATCGCCAGCAGGACGCCGAGGATCTGGCCGGTGACGAAGTTGGCGACCGCCTGGGTGAGCGGGCCGACGTGCGGCACCCGCAGATTCAGGACGTAGAGCGAGATCGCCTGCGGCAGCAGGGTGACGGCGATGCCCAGGGCGCTGACCGCGAAGAACAGGGCCGCCTCGTGGTGGCGCTGGCGACCGCCGCGGGTCCGGAAGGACCATTCGCGATTGAGGATGTAGGACGCGATGATCGCGATCAGCACACCCAGCAGCCGCGCTGTCAGCGGTTTCTCACCGAGCACCGTCAGCTTCGCCGCGTACACCACACCGGTATCGATGAACCAAGTGACGGCGCCGACCACCGCGAATTTCATCAGCTCGCGGTGCTGTATCGCCTTGGAGCGATAGGGCTCCGGCAAACGATCGACAACAGACTGCACCACGGTCATGCAGCCGACTGTAGCGGGGAGATCGACGGCGCGCCCGTCCAGATACCGGCTGTAACCACGCCCTGGCCGAATTGTGTTGTGACTGCGTTCCTCGCCGCCCCCGCGCTCCGAGTTCGATTGCTGTTGAATTGCTCCCGATCGAACGGTGCCAGCGCAGAGCACGATCCAGACAGATGTGGCATACACCTACCTCCAACTCTGAGCGACAATCGACGGCACCAAACCGGATTGTCGCTCAGAGTGGAGACACATCCCCCTGCTGGAAAAGAGCCGCAGCTGACGCCAGGAATTAGCTGCCCGCAGGCGAGGGACGGTTGAAGAGGTCCAGGGTCGGCTGGGGCTCGCGGGCACGGACGTCGATGGAACCGAACGCCAAGTCGGCGGGTGGGACCAGACCGAGATGCTCCCAGGCTGCGGCCGTGGCGACGCGCCCGCGTGGCGTGCGGGCGACCATTCCTGCGCGGACCAAGAAGGGCTCGCAGACCTCCTCGACGGTGGCAGCTTCCTCCCCCACCGCGACGGCGAGGGTGGAGACGCCGACGGGACCGCCGTTGAAACCGCGTACCAGAGCGGTCAATACAGCGCGGTCCAAGCGGTCCAAGCCCAAGACGTCGACGTCATAGACCTCGAGGGCGGCCTGGGCGATGGGCCGGGTGATGCGGCCGTCGGCGCGGACCTCCGCGTAGTCGCGGACGCGGCGCAGCAGCCGGTTGGCGATACGCGGCGTGCCTCGGGAACGGCCTGCGATCTCGGCGGCGGCGTCGCGTTCGACCTCGACGCCGAGGATCTGGGCCGAGCGCTGCAGGATGCGCAGCAGTTCGTCGGGTTCGTAGAAATCCATGTGCCCGGTGAAACCGAAGCGGTCCCGCAGCGGGCCGGTCAGCGCGCCGGAGCGAGTTGTCGCGCCCACCAGGGTGAACGGTGCGATGTCGAGCGGGATCGAGGTGGCGCCGGGGCCTTTGCCGACGACCACGTCGACGCGGAAGTCCTCCATCGCCAGGTACAGCATCTCCTCGGCGGGCCGGGCGATGCGGTGGATCTCGTCGATGAACAGCACGTCGCCGTCGACCAGGTTGCTGAGCATGGCCGCGAGGTCGCCGGCGCGTTCCAGCGCGGGGCCGGAGGTGATGCGCAGGGCGGTACCGAGTTCGCCGGCGATGATCATCGCCATCGAGGTCTTGCCGAGGCCGGGCGGACCGGACAGCAGGACGTGATCGGGTGTGCCGCCGCGCTGTTTCGCGCCGCGCAGCACCAGTGCCAACTGTTCCCGGACGCGCGGCTGGCCGATGAAATCGTCCAGGGATTTCGGGCGCAGGCTGGCTTCGATGTCCCCGTCGGACTTCAAATAGCTTGCGGTGACCTGCGATTGCTCATCGGACAAGGTTTCTTCGGGCATGGTCTCGTCGTAATCCATGGCGGCCTATCGGTTCTTACCGAGCAGGCTCAGCGCGGCGCGCAGGGCGGTGGCGGTGTCGGCGGCGGGCTGTTCGGCCAGGACCGAATCCACGGCTTGCTCGGCCTGTTTCAGCGGGAAGCTGAGGCCCGTGAGCGCTTCCACCACCTGGTCACGCACCGGCGTGATCGCGACGGCGGGCCCGCTGCCCGGCGGACCTGCCTGCACCGGAATGAGATTGACCTTGTCGCGCAATTCGACGACCATGCGTTCGGCGCCGCGCTTGCCGATGCCGGGCACGCGGGTCAGAGCCGCCACGTTGCTCTCGGCGAGTGCTTTGCGCAGCGCTTCGGGCTCGAGTACCGCGAGCACCGCCATGGCCAGGCGCGGGCCCACCCCCGACACGGTTTGCAGCAGACCGAACAGGTCGCGCGATTCGGTGTCGGCGAACCCGAACAGTGTCTGCGAATCCTCGCGGACGATCATCGCGGTGTAGAGCCGGATCTCCGCGCCGCGGGTGAGCGTGGCCAGCGTCGACGGGGTCGCGTTCAGGCGGTACCCGATTCCGCCCGCCTCGATCACCGTGTGGTCGAGCGCGATTTCGAGCACCTCACCGCGTACCGACGCGATCACCCGCGTACCGCCTTCCGTTGTTCAGCAAGCTTTTCGGTGTAGCGCCTGCGGACCTCCGCCGCCTGCGCTTCGGCTTTGGCCATGCGATCCAGCAGCGGCGCCCGCCAACAATGACAGATCGCCAGAGCCAGCGCATCAGCCGCGTCCGCCGGTTTCGGCGCCACCGCCAACCCGAGGATCCGCGTCACCATCGTCGTCACCTGCGCCTTGCCGGCGGTGCCGCTACCGGTCACCGATGCTTTCACCTCGCTGGGCGTGTGAAACGCCACGGGTATGCCGCGCCGGGCCGCCGCGAGCGCGATCACCCCGCCGGCCTGGGCCGTGCCCATCGCGGTGCGCACGTTGTGCTGCGCGAACACGCGCTCGATCGCGACGGCCTCGGGTTTGTGTGTGTCCATCCAGGTTTCGGCCGCGTCGGCCACCAGCATCAACCGCTGCGCCAGATCCATCTCGGGCGGCGTCCGCACCACGTCCACGGCGATGGCCGTGACCTTCCGGCCGATCCCGCCCTCGACCATGCTGATCCCGCACCGGGTGAGCCCGGGGTCCACGCCCATCACCCGCACGAAAACCCCTCTCGCAGACACGAACAACTGTTCGAGAGTCTAGTGGAATCCCACCCGACTCTCTGCAAGGACACTCCCAGTGGGCTCAGTTCACCTGAGCGGCGAAGGCAGAGTACGCCGTTTCGTCGAAGAGAACGAACCGCACCTCCGCGACCTGAGTCGTGCTGCCACGCACCGTTTCCACGGCGATGCGAGCACCGTCGTCCAGGGGCCAGCCGTAGATACCGGTGGAGATGGCGGGAAAGGCGACCGTGCGCGCGCCGAGTTCGGCTGCGACGCGCAAGGATTCGCGATAACAAGAAGCCAGGAGGTCGGAACGGTCCTCGGTCGCCGACCAGACCGGGCCGACGGTGTGGATAACCCAACGGGCGTCCAGCTTGCCCGCCGTAGTCGCTACAGCCTGGCCGGTTTTGAGCCCTTTGCCGTAGTGCGAAGCGCGCAATGCACGGCATTCGGCCAGGATTTCGGGGCCGCCTTTGCGGTGGATCGCACCGTCCACTCCCCCGCCGCCGAGCAGCGAGGAGTTGGCCGCGTTGACGATCGCGTCAACCGATTGCGCGGTGATGTCACCGCGTACCAAAACCAGCGAAACCATGCGCGAACCCTACCTAGCCGCTCGCGCATCCCGCCTTGGTCTAGACAAAGCGTAACCATGTGGTTACGCTTTGATCGTGGACGAAGTGGCAGGGGCCATCGCCGACCCGATCCGGCGGGAAATCCTGGAAATGCTCGACGGACAGCAACTGACCGCGGGTGATATCGCAGCGCGATTCGAGATCAGCCGGCCCGCGATCAGCCGGCACCTGCGGGTGCTGCGCGAAAGCGGTCTGGTCCGCGCCGAACTCGTGGGCCGACAGCGGGTCTACGCCCTCGACACCGAACCGCTCGGCGAGCTCGCCGACTGGATCACGCGGTTCGGCCGCAACGCCTGGGAACGCCGCTTCGACGCATTGGAAACCGAGGTCTACCGAACCCGGCGCGAACACCGCGCCGCGGCAGACCAGGAAACAGCAAGGGAGAACACAGCATGACCACCCAACCCACCGGACGTCTGCTCACCACCGACGCCGGGCGCGACCTGATCCTGACTCGAACCTATCGCGCACCGATCGCCGACGTCTGGGCGAGCCTGACCGAACCCGATCGCACCGCCCGCTGGTACGGGCCATGGACGGGTGAAGCCGGGCCGGGCCGCAACATCAAGGTGCAGATGACTTTCGAAGAGGGGCAGCCCTGGATGGAAATGCACATCGAGGCCTGCGAACCGCCGCACCGCCTGGAAGTCTCCGCGACCGACGAAGCCGGTTCTTGGCTGCTGGAAGTGCAGTTGACCCAGCAGAACGACACCACCGAATTCCGCTTCATCCAGCACCTGACCACCGACCACCTGGGGATGGTGTCCCAGGTCGGGCCCGGCTGGGAGTACTACCTGGACATGTTCGGGGCGGCCCACACAGGTGCGAACCGCCCCGAATTCAGCGACTACTACCCCGCTTTCGCGGAGTACTACGAAAACCTGGCCAAAGGCTAGTCGTCGAGCTGGGCCATGACCTCGTCGGAGATGTCGACGTTGGTGTAAACGTTCTGGACGTCGTCGCTGTCTTCCAGCGCGTCGACCAGCTTGAACACCTTGCGCGCGCCGTCGGCGTCCACCGCGACCGACACCGACGGCTGGAAGCCGGATTCGGCGGAGTCGTAGTCGATTCCGGCGGCCTGCAGCGCCTGGCGGACCGGGATCAGATCGCCCGGGTCGCTGATGACCTCCCAGGAATCGCCCAGGTCGTTGACCTCTTCGGCGCCCGCGTCGAGCACCGCCAGCAGCACGTCGTCCTCGGACAGGCCGTTCTTCTCCAGGGTGACCACACCCTTGCGCCCGAACAGGTAGGACACCGAACCCGGGTCGGCCATGTTGCCGCCGTTGCGGGTCATCGCGACCCGGACCTCGCCCGCGGCGCGGTTGCGGTTGTCGGTGAGGCACTCGATCAGGACGGCGACACCGTTGGGGCCGTAGCCCTCGTACATGATGGTCTGCCAGTCCGCGCCGCCGGCTTCTTCGCCGCCGCCGCGCTTGCGCGCGCGCTCGATGTTGTCGTTGGGAACCGACGACTTCTTCGCCTTCTGGATGGCGTCGAACAGCGTCGGGTTGCCGCCCGGGTCACTGCCACCAGTCCGGGCCGCCACCTCGATGTTCTTGATCAACTTGGCGAAGAGCTTGCCGCGCTTCGCGTCGATACCCGCCTTCTTGTGCTTGGTGGTGGCCCATTTGGAGTGGCCGCTCATGCCCTACTTCCTTCAGGTCGATTGCGCGTGCTGGAAACTTCACCAGCCTACTCGGCCGGTCACGCAACCTTTCCGAGGGCACGATCAGAGCGTGATTCCGTAGGACTCGTCGAAGAACGCGCCCGCGATGTAGGCAGGCGTCGCATAGGCGAAGCCGTTGTCACCCCACGCGGTGCCCCAGCTGTTGCGCAGGATGAAGCGGCCGTTGGCCTGATAGCCGACGACGGCGACCGCGTGCCCGCCACGGACGGTGCCGGGAACGAATTCCTCGAGGACGCCGCCGTTGGCGGTGGCGTTGTCCCAGGTTCGGTCCACGCCGAAGCCGACCAGGATCGGGCCGTGGTTGGCGAGCCAGGCCTTCCAGTTGTCCAGGTTCTTGCGCAGATTGAAGTAGGAGGCCACCCGATGCTGCGCGGCGTGCGCCCAGAACACGTTCTCCGCACCGGTGTACATCTTGGTGACGATGTGGAACGGCAGCAGGTCCTCGTGGACCGCACCGTATTTGCGCGTCACCTCGACAGCGGCCTTCAACGAGGTGCCGCCGCCTTCGATGAAGGTTTCCGGCCGCTGATCGAACTCGTCGGTCTCCTTCGAGCTCATCCAGATGAAGCGCGGCGAGATCCGATCGGTCTTGTCGATCCGGTTCGCAGTGACCAGGTGATAGCGCATCAGCCCGTCACCCGTCGCCCACCCGACGCAGGAACCGGTGTCCTCCTGATCGCCGATGGTCCACCAGTCGCGGCGCAGGTCCACCGACTGCGGAAGCGCGGCCACCGCGCCCAGCGTGCCGACTGCGACCGCGTCACCGAAAGTCCAGTCCCGCCCGGTCTCGCGGGAGGGAACCAGATTGCACACCCGATCTTCGGTCGGGACAGATTCCGCCGACTCAGCGCCCAGCGGGTATTCGTGATTCGTCATGATCGTGCGTCCTTCATCCAGTGGTGCAACACCACTCCGGGACGATTCGGCTGCCCGGATCACACCATCGTCGCGCCGATCCCGCCCGGAATCGCGAGTACCGAATAC encodes:
- a CDS encoding GtrA family protein, with protein sequence MTVVQSVVDRLPEPYRSKAIQHRELMKFAVVGAVTWFIDTGVVYAAKLTVLGEKPLTARLLGVLIAIIASYILNREWSFRTRGGRQRHHEAALFFAVSALGIAVTLLPQAISLYVLNLRVPHVGPLTQAVANFVTGQILGVLLAMGFRFWAFRRFVFPDDLREAELHSIQG
- a CDS encoding TetR/AcrR family transcriptional regulator; protein product: MTKPPIRAPRAVAGSAVARRKAELRQSIIDTAFVCFAEKGYHATGIADIAGQLGIGHGTFYRYFSNKRDIIDHVIDDLAGRIVETLGTENAPDAATSLDEYRAQLDRIGTALTRILIQDRRIAQLLLFHATGIDDELTARLYGLLDTADALTAGYLEHGVELGYLRADLDTLNTAKAVTGMLLAGIVHGLRDPDEAAIEALTEAIRRLLIDGVRKD
- a CDS encoding YebC/PmpR family DNA-binding transcriptional regulator; the protein is MSGHSKWATTKHKKAGIDAKRGKLFAKLIKNIEVAARTGGSDPGGNPTLFDAIQKAKKSSVPNDNIERARKRGGGEEAGGADWQTIMYEGYGPNGVAVLIECLTDNRNRAAGEVRVAMTRNGGNMADPGSVSYLFGRKGVVTLEKNGLSEDDVLLAVLDAGAEEVNDLGDSWEVISDPGDLIPVRQALQAAGIDYDSAESGFQPSVSVAVDADGARKVFKLVDALEDSDDVQNVYTNVDISDEVMAQLDD
- the ruvA gene encoding Holliday junction branch migration protein RuvA, which produces MIASVRGEVLEIALDHTVIEAGGIGYRLNATPSTLATLTRGAEIRLYTAMIVREDSQTLFGFADTESRDLFGLLQTVSGVGPRLAMAVLAVLEPEALRKALAESNVAALTRVPGIGKRGAERMVVELRDKVNLIPVQAGPPGSGPAVAITPVRDQVVEALTGLSFPLKQAEQAVDSVLAEQPAADTATALRAALSLLGKNR
- a CDS encoding SRPBCC family protein, with protein sequence MTTQPTGRLLTTDAGRDLILTRTYRAPIADVWASLTEPDRTARWYGPWTGEAGPGRNIKVQMTFEEGQPWMEMHIEACEPPHRLEVSATDEAGSWLLEVQLTQQNDTTEFRFIQHLTTDHLGMVSQVGPGWEYYLDMFGAAHTGANRPEFSDYYPAFAEYYENLAKG
- a CDS encoding C1 family peptidase, which gives rise to MTNHEYPLGAESAESVPTEDRVCNLVPSRETGRDWTFGDAVAVGTLGAVAALPQSVDLRRDWWTIGDQEDTGSCVGWATGDGLMRYHLVTANRIDKTDRISPRFIWMSSKETDEFDQRPETFIEGGGTSLKAAVEVTRKYGAVHEDLLPFHIVTKMYTGAENVFWAHAAQHRVASYFNLRKNLDNWKAWLANHGPILVGFGVDRTWDNATANGGVLEEFVPGTVRGGHAVAVVGYQANGRFILRNSWGTAWGDNGFAYATPAYIAGAFFDESYGITL
- a CDS encoding O-acetyl-ADP-ribose deacetylase, whose product is MVSLVLVRGDITAQSVDAIVNAANSSLLGGGGVDGAIHRKGGPEILAECRALRASHYGKGLKTGQAVATTAGKLDARWVIHTVGPVWSATEDRSDLLASCYRESLRVAAELGARTVAFPAISTGIYGWPLDDGARIAVETVRGSTTQVAEVRFVLFDETAYSAFAAQVN
- the ruvC gene encoding crossover junction endodeoxyribonuclease RuvC, translated to MRVMGVDPGLTRCGISMVEGGIGRKVTAIAVDVVRTPPEMDLAQRLMLVADAAETWMDTHKPEAVAIERVFAQHNVRTAMGTAQAGGVIALAAARRGIPVAFHTPSEVKASVTGSGTAGKAQVTTMVTRILGLAVAPKPADAADALALAICHCWRAPLLDRMAKAEAQAAEVRRRYTEKLAEQRKAVRG
- a CDS encoding metalloregulator ArsR/SmtB family transcription factor codes for the protein MDEVAGAIADPIRREILEMLDGQQLTAGDIAARFEISRPAISRHLRVLRESGLVRAELVGRQRVYALDTEPLGELADWITRFGRNAWERRFDALETEVYRTRREHRAAADQETARENTA
- the ruvB gene encoding Holliday junction branch migration DNA helicase RuvB; this encodes MPEETLSDEQSQVTASYLKSDGDIEASLRPKSLDDFIGQPRVREQLALVLRGAKQRGGTPDHVLLSGPPGLGKTSMAMIIAGELGTALRITSGPALERAGDLAAMLSNLVDGDVLFIDEIHRIARPAEEMLYLAMEDFRVDVVVGKGPGATSIPLDIAPFTLVGATTRSGALTGPLRDRFGFTGHMDFYEPDELLRILQRSAQILGVEVERDAAAEIAGRSRGTPRIANRLLRRVRDYAEVRADGRITRPIAQAALEVYDVDVLGLDRLDRAVLTALVRGFNGGPVGVSTLAVAVGEEAATVEEVCEPFLVRAGMVARTPRGRVATAAAWEHLGLVPPADLAFGSIDVRAREPQPTLDLFNRPSPAGS
- a CDS encoding DivIVA domain-containing protein codes for the protein MTPEDVSRIHFAMPPVGHRGYHADEVDAFLELVASTLEGTGVLTADDVRHVHFDAPRFGGRGYQADQVDEFLDRVRIELEIRQRGTRPVPAAANGSEPAALLTPDDVHRMRFTSAPVGRRGYHEEEVDAFMDLVAATLAHGTPGSLTIADVRGVHFTEARLGTRGYARDEVDAFMDLVITALEKSHHH